The window AATAGTAAATATTTTAAGCCTTGAGATTCCTCAAGAAGTAATTAAAAAATTACCGGCAAAATTTGTCAATAGGTATCGATTAATCCCGATTAAAATGGATAATAACACCTTGACTATTGCTACCGCAGACCCATTAGAAATTCATATCCTTGATGATATTGGACTTTTATTAGGATGTAAAATAGAAGTGGTGTTTAGTTCACAAGATGAGATAGACCAGGCATTACAAAAATATTATGGAACAGGTGCACAGACCGTTGAAGATATTATCTCCGGGATTAAAGAGAAGAAAATTAGCGACCAGGATAAAGAAACAACTGCTGATTTAGAGAGTTTGGCTCATGAGGCACCGGTGATTAAATTAGTCAACTTAATCATCATGGAGGCAATTAAAAAAAGAGCAAGTGATATTCATATTGAATGTTTTGAAGATGAAATGGTGGTGAGATATAGAATAGATGGTGTGTTGTATGATACCTCTCCTCCACCTAAATGGCTTTACCCGGCTATTATCTCAAGAATCAAACTTATGGCTGAGATGAACATTGCGGAACGAAGATTACCACAAGACGGTCGAATACAACTTAAGGTTGGTGGCAAACAAATTGATATTCGTGTCGCAACATTACCTACACTCTATGGCGAAAGTTTAGTTCTTAGAATCCTTGAAAAAGAAAGTATTTTATTGGAATTAGAAGACTTAGGATTTGAGGAAACAATACTTGAACAATTTAAAAAATTAATCCATAGACCAAATGGAATTATTTTAGTTACAGGTCCTACTGGTTCAGGTAAAACCACAACCCTGTATGCGACATTAAACCGCATTAATTCAACTGAGAAAAAAATTATTACCATCGAAGACCCAGTTGAGTATCAAATAAAGCGAATAAATCAATTGCAGGTAAAACCTAAAATAAACTTTGGTTTTGCTCAAGGATTGCGGTCAATGTTAAGGCAAGACCCGGATATTATGATGGTTGGTGAGATAAGGGATTTAGAGACGGCTGAGGTAGCTGTTCAGGCGGCTTTGACGGGACATTTAGTTTTCTCAACATTACATACCAATGATGCCGCAAGTGCTATTACCCGGCTCCATGATATGGGAGTGGAGGATTTTCTGATTTCCTCATCGGTAATTGGAATATTAGCCCAGCGGCTTGTTCGACTTATTTGCCCGGAGTGCAGGGAAGAATATCTCCCTGCTCCAGAATTAGTCAAAGAGTTTCATTCAAAAACACTTCTTAAAGGCCGTGGTTGTGAAAAGTGCAATTATTCTGGCTTTAAAGGAAGAATAGGTATATTTGAATTACTGGTGATAAATGATGAATTACAAGAATTAATACTCCAAAAGACTAATGCTCATAAAATAAAAGAACTTGCTATTAAATCAGGAATGAAAACTATGCAAGAAGATGGTTTTCAAAAGGTGCAAAGAGGAGTAACTACCGTAGAGGAGGTTCTCAGAGTCGTTCAAGAGGAATAAAATTGTATCCCATCTTTACCGTTACTCCTGTGATTCAGACACTAGTGTCGTGTTGACTAAGTTTTGCACGGGGCATCATCAGGTTTCGTAACCTGCAAACGGATAATTGGTAACTGGTAACTGGTTAAATAGTTTCGTCCTGAGCTCAGCCCAACGGTATTTAATTACCAGTTACCAATCACCAGTTACCAGAATCAAATTCCGTGCGTTATTTGTTCAACAGGACACTATTGCTCTGTCGCTACTCAATTGATGTCCCCCCCGGGCCTAATCATTACCT of the bacterium genome contains:
- the gspE gene encoding type II secretion system ATPase GspE; protein product: MNLTQEIPIVNILSLEIPQEVIKKLPAKFVNRYRLIPIKMDNNTLTIATADPLEIHILDDIGLLLGCKIEVVFSSQDEIDQALQKYYGTGAQTVEDIISGIKEKKISDQDKETTADLESLAHEAPVIKLVNLIIMEAIKKRASDIHIECFEDEMVVRYRIDGVLYDTSPPPKWLYPAIISRIKLMAEMNIAERRLPQDGRIQLKVGGKQIDIRVATLPTLYGESLVLRILEKESILLELEDLGFEETILEQFKKLIHRPNGIILVTGPTGSGKTTTLYATLNRINSTEKKIITIEDPVEYQIKRINQLQVKPKINFGFAQGLRSMLRQDPDIMMVGEIRDLETAEVAVQAALTGHLVFSTLHTNDAASAITRLHDMGVEDFLISSSVIGILAQRLVRLICPECREEYLPAPELVKEFHSKTLLKGRGCEKCNYSGFKGRIGIFELLVINDELQELILQKTNAHKIKELAIKSGMKTMQEDGFQKVQRGVTTVEEVLRVVQEE